A window of Halodesulfovibrio aestuarii DSM 17919 = ATCC 29578 contains these coding sequences:
- the dhaL gene encoding dihydroxyacetone kinase subunit DhaL, with protein sequence MLTKATAFAWFNNAATLMTEHKHELHLLDAAIGDGDHGINMDRGFSKLIHNLPEMEHLCLGEVLKQTGMVLLSNIGGASGPLYGALFIKGAATVGDAEALDASALLTFLDVGVAGLVTRGRTEEEDKTMYDVWAPVLRKYKQSLEAGMGMEQILEECVHAAELGMKATIPMLARKGRASYLGERSIGHQDPGATSSYYLVTALYESIRE encoded by the coding sequence ATGCTGACTAAAGCTACTGCTTTTGCATGGTTCAATAACGCAGCAACATTAATGACAGAGCACAAGCATGAGCTCCATTTGCTTGATGCTGCCATCGGGGATGGTGATCATGGTATTAATATGGATAGAGGCTTTAGTAAGCTTATCCATAACCTTCCTGAAATGGAGCACTTATGCTTAGGTGAAGTACTTAAGCAGACAGGTATGGTGCTACTTTCCAACATTGGCGGTGCAAGTGGGCCGCTGTACGGAGCCTTGTTTATTAAGGGCGCAGCAACTGTTGGAGATGCTGAAGCTCTTGATGCGTCTGCCTTGCTGACGTTTCTTGATGTAGGAGTAGCCGGGCTGGTTACTCGTGGCAGAACTGAAGAAGAAGATAAGACGATGTATGATGTGTGGGCTCCTGTATTGCGTAAGTATAAACAAAGCCTTGAAGCTGGGATGGGCATGGAACAAATTTTAGAGGAATGTGTTCATGCTGCGGAGTTAGGGATGAAGGCAACAATACCTATGCTGGCTCGAAAAGGGCGGGCAAGTTATTTAGGAGAGCGGAGTATAGGACATCAGGATCCCGGAGCAACTTCGTCGTACTATCTTGTTACCGCATTGTACGAGAGCATAAGAGAGTGA
- the dhaK gene encoding dihydroxyacetone kinase subunit DhaK, whose protein sequence is MKKLINEPENVVDEQLLGLAAAHPELYLNMEPRYLCRKNIPDGKVAIVSGGGSGHDPMHCGYVGYGMLDGACPGEVFTSPTPDQIYACAKNVHRGAGVLFLVKNYTGDVFNFETAAELCMVEGIQVQCVLIDDDVAVKGGGGTAGRRGVGVTVLAEKIVGAAAEAGYSLKECADLCRRVNLNGRSMGVALSSCTVPMAGAPTFVLGDDEVEIGIGIHGEPGVERMCMARVDDLVEILVEHIFSDPVYIRVVRELNTDTGQWEDVQLVSEPFGEGDEFIALVNGMGGTPLGELYSVYRKLAELCEERGVRIRRNLVGTYISSLEMQGCSISLLRADAEMVKLWDAPALTSALCVPECAVK, encoded by the coding sequence ATGAAAAAGTTAATTAACGAACCTGAAAACGTTGTGGATGAACAGTTGCTGGGGCTGGCTGCAGCGCATCCTGAATTATATTTGAACATGGAGCCACGGTACTTGTGCAGGAAGAATATTCCAGATGGGAAAGTGGCCATTGTCTCCGGTGGCGGGAGCGGGCATGACCCAATGCATTGTGGGTATGTCGGGTATGGCATGCTGGACGGAGCATGTCCCGGGGAAGTATTTACATCACCGACACCTGACCAGATTTATGCATGCGCGAAGAACGTACATCGAGGAGCGGGGGTGCTGTTTCTGGTTAAGAACTACACGGGCGACGTATTTAATTTTGAAACTGCTGCTGAACTGTGCATGGTCGAAGGAATACAGGTTCAGTGTGTTTTGATTGATGATGATGTGGCGGTAAAAGGGGGCGGAGGTACAGCAGGAAGACGCGGCGTCGGCGTTACAGTACTTGCAGAAAAAATTGTCGGGGCTGCAGCAGAAGCAGGGTATTCGCTGAAAGAATGTGCAGATTTGTGCCGTCGTGTGAATTTGAACGGGCGTTCTATGGGAGTTGCATTGAGTTCGTGCACTGTACCCATGGCAGGAGCGCCTACCTTTGTTCTGGGTGATGATGAAGTTGAGATAGGCATAGGTATCCATGGTGAGCCCGGAGTAGAGCGCATGTGCATGGCCCGTGTGGATGATCTTGTGGAGATTTTAGTCGAGCATATCTTTTCAGATCCTGTATATATCCGTGTTGTTCGAGAACTGAATACAGACACAGGGCAGTGGGAAGATGTGCAGCTTGTGAGCGAGCCATTTGGGGAGGGGGATGAATTTATTGCGTTGGTCAATGGTATGGGCGGAACTCCATTAGGTGAATTGTACAGCGTATACCGGAAACTGGCAGAACTGTGTGAGGAACGTGGCGTTCGTATCCGAAGAAATTTGGTTGGAACATATATCTCATCACTGGAAATGCAGGGGTGTTCTATAAGTTTACTGAGAGCAGATGCTGAAATGGTGAAATTATGGGATGCACCAGCTCTTACCTCTGCTCTGTGTGTCCCTGAGTGTGCCGTAAAATAG
- a CDS encoding DMT family transporter, giving the protein MMVYGKLILTALLWGGTFVAGRLLSNGMGAFSAAFLRFLTASVCMMWVMHNRSGGLPKLDKKGWIGVCLLGATGVFAYNAFFFTGLQTVPAGRAAVIISMNPIVITLLAALLFGEKLTPRKGIGICLSVTGATIAISRGDPVSLFTGGLTSGDLTIFGCVASWSAYSLLGKRMMGFLTPHAAITYSCITGTIMLLPFALYEGLVTDFAGYTVTHYLCIAYLGVLGTVIGFTWFYEAIHEIGASRAAVFINFVPVAGILCGWFFLGESLALSLLVGVALVVSGVYLTNSVARKV; this is encoded by the coding sequence ATGATGGTGTACGGAAAGCTAATCCTAACCGCATTGTTGTGGGGAGGTACATTCGTCGCAGGTAGGCTGTTGTCGAATGGAATGGGAGCCTTTTCCGCTGCGTTTTTGCGTTTTTTGACAGCATCAGTCTGTATGATGTGGGTAATGCATAATCGCTCTGGCGGGTTGCCTAAGTTGGATAAAAAAGGATGGATAGGCGTTTGTCTGTTAGGGGCAACCGGTGTGTTTGCATATAACGCCTTCTTTTTTACAGGATTACAAACTGTCCCGGCAGGCAGAGCTGCAGTAATTATTTCTATGAACCCAATAGTCATCACGTTGTTGGCGGCATTACTGTTTGGTGAAAAGCTGACTCCACGTAAAGGGATTGGTATTTGTCTTTCAGTAACAGGAGCAACTATAGCTATTTCCCGTGGAGATCCTGTGTCACTCTTTACAGGCGGCCTGACCTCCGGTGACCTTACAATTTTTGGCTGTGTTGCAAGTTGGTCCGCGTATTCTTTATTAGGTAAAAGAATGATGGGCTTTTTAACTCCGCACGCAGCAATCACCTATTCCTGTATTACAGGTACGATAATGTTGTTACCGTTCGCCCTGTATGAAGGGTTGGTAACTGATTTTGCCGGTTACACTGTGACTCATTACCTATGTATCGCATACCTTGGAGTACTCGGCACCGTTATTGGATTTACATGGTTTTATGAAGCAATTCACGAGATCGGAGCATCGCGTGCCGCTGTATTTATTAATTTCGTGCCGGTAGCCGGGATTCTGTGCGGCTGGTTCTTTCTTGGTGAATCGTTGGCGCTGTCGTTGCTCGTAGGCGTGGCGCTCGTTGTCTCAGGTGTTTATTTAACGAACTCTGTGGCGAGAAAAGTGTAG
- a CDS encoding sulfite exporter TauE/SafE family protein, whose translation MEHLLFVVLCWGVGGFINGIAGFGAALIAMPLVTTMVPLRLAVPSCTILGVTLCFQMAWTYRQHIDFEKLKPVYIGTIPGAIIGITMMQKFPVHYLKLGMGIFLFIYAVWGLFFEGKKQKVIHKGWGVVAGFCSTAISSSIGMGGPPTIVYTSLAGWTKDAVKAGIASYFIVSGILVILLQTYAGIQTKETVMLFAAAAPAVMIGARLGVMVSTKIGEFTYRKVLFGMLAVMSCVILRSAVTQLIALA comes from the coding sequence ATGGAGCATCTACTTTTTGTAGTTTTGTGCTGGGGCGTTGGCGGGTTCATCAACGGTATTGCGGGGTTTGGTGCTGCGCTTATTGCTATGCCTCTTGTTACAACGATGGTTCCGCTGCGCCTTGCAGTGCCTAGTTGTACGATTCTCGGCGTTACTCTGTGTTTCCAAATGGCATGGACGTATCGACAACATATCGATTTTGAAAAATTAAAGCCTGTTTATATAGGGACAATACCCGGTGCCATTATTGGCATTACTATGATGCAGAAGTTCCCTGTGCATTACTTGAAATTAGGCATGGGAATTTTTCTATTTATCTATGCAGTATGGGGGTTGTTTTTTGAAGGCAAAAAACAAAAGGTCATACATAAGGGCTGGGGCGTTGTCGCTGGATTTTGTTCTACTGCAATCAGTTCGTCCATAGGAATGGGAGGGCCTCCAACTATTGTCTACACCTCTCTTGCGGGCTGGACGAAGGATGCCGTCAAAGCGGGCATCGCCAGTTACTTTATTGTTTCAGGCATTCTGGTTATTTTGTTACAGACGTATGCAGGGATTCAGACAAAGGAAACCGTAATGCTTTTTGCAGCTGCAGCACCAGCTGTCATGATCGGAGCCCGTTTGGGTGTGATGGTATCCACTAAAATTGGTGAATTTACGTACCGAAAGGTTCTTTTCGGAATGCTCGCCGTAATGTCGTGCGTGATTCTACGAAGCGCTGTCACGCAATTAATAGCCTTAGCGTAG
- a CDS encoding prepilin peptidase, protein MYLLFAGIFGLILGSFYSVCASRYGTEKTVASPARSYCPHCNHQLTVLENIPLLSFIIQKGHCIHCRTRIPLFYPLIELVSMLWAILAAWNATTPLEWIALMIIGGICIVASAIDLRTFLLPDVLTYSGAIIVLGASYAGILQIDFIQSLLGAIIGAFALLAVAAVYKLIRKIDGMGLGDVKFMLMLGALTGVEHLTIFILAASVCALIFSIIAMWGKKNISTAYVPFGPFLAFGALITYLYGDQIIFFLH, encoded by the coding sequence ATGTACCTTCTTTTTGCAGGAATCTTCGGGCTGATACTTGGCAGCTTTTACTCTGTCTGTGCCAGCCGTTATGGGACAGAAAAAACTGTCGCCAGCCCGGCACGCTCGTACTGTCCGCACTGCAACCATCAACTTACAGTCCTTGAAAACATACCGCTCCTAAGCTTTATAATACAGAAAGGGCACTGCATCCATTGCCGCACCCGTATTCCACTATTCTATCCATTGATTGAACTTGTCTCTATGCTCTGGGCAATACTTGCTGCATGGAACGCAACAACTCCGCTGGAGTGGATAGCCCTTATGATTATCGGCGGCATATGTATCGTTGCATCCGCCATTGACCTGCGAACCTTTCTGTTACCGGATGTCCTTACATATTCCGGCGCAATAATCGTACTTGGAGCAAGCTATGCTGGGATACTTCAGATTGACTTCATACAATCTTTGCTTGGTGCGATTATCGGCGCATTTGCTTTGTTGGCCGTTGCCGCAGTCTACAAGCTGATTCGAAAAATTGACGGCATGGGGCTTGGCGACGTTAAATTTATGCTGATGCTTGGTGCTCTGACTGGGGTAGAACACCTTACCATTTTCATTCTAGCTGCAAGCGTCTGCGCGCTTATTTTCAGTATCATTGCAATGTGGGGAAAAAAAAATATCTCCACAGCATATGTCCCCTTCGGCCCTTTCCTCGCATTCGGAGCACTCATTACCTACCTATACGGTGATCAAATAATCTTTTTTCTCCACTAA
- a CDS encoding HD-GYP domain-containing protein: MDSFWAPQGVAQKNDERVQREVLSSLHLFAESLGNAIDAKDHCTCLHSEEVAIISQAIGVQLGLSPMETQLLHIAGHLHDIGKIGVPDSILKKDNALTDEEYLEIKRHPQLGAEIVTPVMGAVGNGEVVKIILHHHERYDGKGYPEGLCGKDIPLGARIIAVADSLSAMLQNRPYRNAMEYEQAVAEIVRSAGTQFDPVVVAAFLQIQDSISELLQSIRCLGVAV; this comes from the coding sequence ATGGACAGCTTTTGGGCCCCTCAGGGGGTTGCTCAGAAAAATGATGAACGGGTGCAGCGTGAAGTTCTCAGCTCACTTCATTTATTTGCGGAATCGCTGGGTAATGCCATAGATGCGAAAGATCATTGTACGTGTTTGCATTCTGAGGAAGTTGCCATCATTTCTCAGGCAATAGGAGTACAGCTTGGCCTTTCCCCGATGGAAACGCAGTTGCTTCATATTGCCGGTCACCTGCATGACATCGGTAAAATAGGTGTACCAGATTCAATTTTGAAAAAAGATAATGCGCTTACGGATGAAGAGTATTTGGAAATCAAGCGCCATCCACAGTTGGGAGCGGAGATAGTAACACCGGTTATGGGAGCAGTGGGCAATGGTGAAGTCGTAAAAATTATTTTGCACCATCATGAGCGTTATGATGGCAAGGGATATCCCGAGGGACTTTGTGGAAAGGATATCCCTTTAGGTGCGCGAATTATTGCCGTCGCAGACAGTCTTTCTGCAATGTTGCAAAATAGGCCATACCGGAATGCAATGGAGTATGAACAGGCCGTTGCAGAGATTGTCAGGAGCGCAGGGACACAGTTTGATCCTGTAGTTGTAGCAGCATTCCTGCAAATTCAGGATAGTATCAGCGAACTTCTTCAGTCTATCCGCTGTTTAGGTGTGGCTGTGTAA
- a CDS encoding DUF4345 domain-containing protein has product MAEMTPAEMLLLISSIALLPIALAYGLYPKFTMRKLYNIEVRSTNLANITRSIMGLHLAFIIYWMLAFWGFIGAKAALGSLTTFMFGLAFGRTVSWCVDGKANLWLVLYLILEVFLGCTGLFLVLTM; this is encoded by the coding sequence ATGGCGGAAATGACTCCTGCTGAGATGCTTTTACTCATAAGTTCAATAGCGTTACTTCCTATTGCTCTTGCTTATGGACTTTACCCGAAATTTACGATGAGAAAACTCTATAATATTGAAGTTCGCTCAACAAATCTGGCAAATATTACCCGTTCCATTATGGGACTCCACCTTGCTTTCATCATTTACTGGATGCTCGCATTTTGGGGTTTTATAGGCGCAAAAGCAGCACTTGGTTCACTTACAACATTTATGTTTGGTCTGGCCTTCGGACGCACTGTGAGTTGGTGCGTTGACGGTAAGGCAAACCTTTGGCTGGTACTATACCTGATACTTGAAGTCTTTTTGGGCTGCACAGGGCTATTTCTTGTTCTTACTATGTAA
- a CDS encoding L-serine ammonia-lyase, iron-sulfur-dependent, subunit alpha, which translates to MSKLPSSIFNEVIGPVMTGPSSSHTAAPSRIGNLARQLAGGKLSRVRVTFEASGSFSTTYRGQKSDQGLAAGLMGMVPQDPRLSNALELIKKAGVDLVFEIKEFEAEHPNVMLLDIMDEYGVSVLVKALSTGGGRIELNGINGCPVYMAGDYHELVILLSERVSLSLEQLCSRIELFLTRATVEVHGSTVSDNGEKNDEWRGVIVIHLRQKLSSAQLEYVTGLCGNAGIREVAPVMPVLASATCKVPFTRAEKLLEWCAEHDNAPLWEAAAKYEAARGNVDEVEVLHMMEEIAQTMETAIATGLTGRFAMKGFLKPTAGELQHAVDQGKFIPTGMLDMATVMAVAVMELNSAMGCVVAAPTAGSCGVLPAAVFSALDELGVPQDFRIEFAAKALLSAGLIGVFISEQSTFATEVCGCQAECGSAASMAAAALVNMAGGSAQAACDAAALAMQNSLGLTCDPVAEQVEVPCIGRNVGAVSNAVSSANLAMHGFKGNLPLDDVICAMWEVGNALPETLRCTGKGGLCITPSGVRIKEEVDRIRFAS; encoded by the coding sequence ATGTCAAAGCTACCATCGAGCATTTTTAACGAAGTCATTGGGCCAGTTATGACTGGCCCATCTAGTTCTCATACAGCAGCACCATCTCGTATCGGAAATCTTGCAAGGCAATTGGCAGGTGGTAAACTATCGCGTGTACGAGTGACTTTTGAAGCAAGTGGTTCTTTTTCCACGACATATAGAGGGCAGAAATCTGATCAAGGATTAGCAGCAGGGTTGATGGGAATGGTTCCCCAGGATCCCCGGTTGTCTAATGCGCTTGAACTGATAAAAAAGGCAGGAGTAGATCTTGTCTTTGAAATTAAAGAGTTTGAAGCAGAGCATCCTAACGTTATGTTACTGGATATTATGGATGAGTACGGAGTATCCGTCCTCGTAAAAGCGCTGTCCACAGGGGGCGGACGTATTGAATTGAATGGAATAAACGGCTGTCCCGTCTATATGGCGGGAGACTACCATGAGCTCGTTATTCTTCTTTCTGAGCGAGTTTCGTTATCACTAGAACAACTTTGCAGCAGAATCGAATTGTTTTTAACAAGAGCAACAGTTGAAGTTCATGGAAGTACCGTAAGTGATAATGGAGAAAAAAATGATGAGTGGCGTGGGGTGATCGTCATCCATCTGCGTCAGAAGCTTTCCTCGGCACAGCTGGAGTATGTGACAGGGCTTTGCGGTAATGCAGGAATACGGGAAGTAGCTCCTGTCATGCCGGTTCTTGCTTCTGCAACATGTAAGGTTCCATTTACCCGTGCAGAAAAATTGCTTGAGTGGTGTGCAGAGCATGATAATGCGCCTTTGTGGGAAGCGGCAGCCAAATACGAGGCGGCTCGTGGGAATGTAGATGAGGTCGAAGTACTTCATATGATGGAAGAGATTGCTCAGACAATGGAGACGGCTATCGCAACCGGTTTGACCGGTAGGTTTGCTATGAAAGGCTTTTTGAAACCTACTGCGGGCGAGTTACAGCATGCTGTTGATCAAGGGAAATTTATACCGACAGGCATGTTGGATATGGCTACTGTCATGGCCGTTGCAGTAATGGAGTTAAATTCTGCAATGGGATGTGTTGTCGCAGCGCCTACTGCGGGTTCTTGTGGCGTGCTGCCTGCGGCTGTTTTTAGTGCACTTGATGAGCTTGGTGTGCCTCAGGATTTTCGAATTGAATTTGCTGCAAAGGCGTTGCTATCGGCAGGGCTTATTGGGGTATTTATCAGTGAACAGTCAACTTTTGCCACTGAAGTTTGCGGTTGTCAGGCCGAATGCGGCTCTGCGGCTAGTATGGCAGCAGCGGCCTTGGTCAATATGGCTGGTGGCTCAGCACAGGCCGCTTGTGACGCAGCAGCCCTTGCTATGCAAAATTCTTTGGGGCTTACGTGTGACCCTGTAGCGGAACAGGTGGAAGTACCTTGTATTGGGCGTAACGTGGGTGCTGTAAGTAATGCAGTATCTTCGGCAAATTTAGCTATGCACGGATTTAAAGGAAACCTGCCGCTTGATGATGTCATCTGTGCCATGTGGGAAGTAGGAAATGCTTTACCGGAGACATTGCGATGCACTGGTAAGGGCGGCTTATGTATTACTCCTTCAGGTGTCAGGATAAAGGAAGAAGTCGATCGAATACGGTTTGCTTCATAA
- a CDS encoding sigma 54-interacting transcriptional regulator: MELQSLLLEMGEQRSTSSLFRLIVNRLFQFDEVSLVRIWLVKKGDICSSCLMLKECQQSHRCLHLVASAGRSVVNKDEDWSRLDGKFSRFPMGCRKVGHIAASGQPVIVKSVPEDSKWIIDKGWAKREGINGFAGHPMQFHGEVLGVLAVFTKTQITQPVLNELNIITNHSATALANARAFEKIEELTKQLKNENKYLREELSEVSLHGEFVGHSAALQRIIQQIDLVAPTEANVLIQGESGTGKELVARELHRRSNRSSKPLIKVNCASIPKELFASEFFGHAKGAFTGAHTYREGKFGAANNGTLFLDEVGEIPLELQAQLLRVLQEGEYERVGEEKVRKVNARIIAASNRDLLKEVKADRFREDLYFRSTYFLSLSRRFGSAKRTLSLWLITFCNVHSSV, encoded by the coding sequence ATGGAACTTCAATCACTTCTTCTGGAAATGGGTGAACAGCGCTCAACGAGTTCACTATTTCGCCTTATTGTTAACCGGCTGTTCCAGTTTGATGAGGTGTCACTCGTACGCATATGGCTCGTTAAAAAAGGCGACATATGCTCATCTTGCCTAATGCTCAAAGAATGTCAGCAAAGTCATAGATGCTTGCATCTCGTAGCCAGTGCAGGTCGGTCTGTCGTAAACAAAGATGAAGACTGGTCACGTCTTGACGGAAAATTTAGTAGATTTCCTATGGGCTGTAGAAAGGTGGGCCACATTGCCGCGTCCGGCCAACCTGTAATTGTTAAATCCGTCCCGGAAGACTCCAAGTGGATTATTGACAAGGGATGGGCAAAGCGAGAAGGAATAAATGGTTTTGCAGGTCACCCCATGCAATTCCATGGTGAGGTACTTGGAGTACTGGCTGTATTTACCAAGACACAAATAACCCAGCCGGTTCTCAATGAGCTGAACATCATTACAAACCATTCAGCCACCGCGCTTGCTAACGCCAGAGCCTTTGAAAAAATTGAGGAACTCACCAAGCAGCTTAAGAATGAAAACAAATACTTACGTGAAGAGCTGTCTGAAGTAAGCTTACATGGCGAATTTGTTGGACATAGTGCAGCGTTACAAAGAATCATTCAACAAATCGACCTTGTTGCCCCGACAGAGGCAAACGTTCTCATTCAGGGTGAGTCTGGAACAGGAAAAGAGCTAGTAGCTAGAGAACTGCATCGAAGAAGTAATAGAAGTTCAAAACCGCTTATTAAAGTTAACTGCGCATCAATTCCTAAAGAACTCTTTGCCAGCGAATTTTTTGGACATGCCAAAGGAGCCTTCACTGGAGCGCACACCTACCGTGAAGGTAAATTTGGTGCTGCCAACAATGGCACTTTATTTTTGGACGAAGTAGGTGAAATCCCACTCGAATTGCAAGCCCAACTTCTTAGAGTCTTACAAGAAGGAGAATACGAACGGGTCGGTGAAGAAAAAGTCCGAAAGGTGAATGCCCGCATTATTGCCGCGAGCAACCGTGACTTACTGAAAGAAGTAAAGGCCGATAGATTTCGAGAAGACCTATATTTTCGCTCAACGTATTTCCTATCACTGTCCCGCCGCTTCGGGAGCGCAAAGAGGACATTGAGCCTCTGGCTAATCACTTTCTGCAACGTTCACTCATCGGTATGA
- the eutM gene encoding ethanolamine utilization microcompartment protein EutM, translating into MSKNDALGMIETKGLVGAIEASDAMVKAANVTLLGKEMIGSGLVTVMVRGDVGAVKAATDAGAAAAQRVGEVVSVHVIPRPHTDVETILPENK; encoded by the coding sequence ATGAGTAAGAATGATGCATTAGGAATGATTGAAACTAAAGGTCTTGTTGGCGCAATCGAAGCAAGTGACGCAATGGTTAAAGCTGCTAATGTTACCCTTCTTGGTAAAGAAATGATCGGTAGCGGTCTTGTAACCGTAATGGTTCGTGGCGATGTTGGTGCTGTTAAAGCAGCAACTGACGCAGGTGCAGCTGCAGCACAGCGTGTTGGTGAAGTTGTTTCCGTACACGTTATTCCTCGTCCTCACACAGATGTAGAAACTATTCTGCCTGAAAATAAGTAA
- a CDS encoding phosphate propanoyltransferase, giving the protein MAELENVLKLLIEAVEAVQKTPVPVPVPNGIGVGISNRHIHISQDDLNALFGEGYQLTPLKELSQPGQFACKEVVTICGPKGAIEKIRVLGPVRSKTQVEILAGDSFKLGVKAAARMSGDLQGTPGITIIGPKGSVQTKEGLIVAQRHIHMHPVNAEQYGVRDGQLVSIKLDGVRGGIFHNVAIRVSKDSALEFHLDTEEANAMSITSSSTVEITKQ; this is encoded by the coding sequence GTGGCTGAGTTAGAAAATGTCCTCAAGTTGTTAATTGAGGCTGTAGAAGCTGTACAGAAAACGCCCGTACCGGTTCCTGTACCTAACGGCATCGGGGTAGGCATCTCCAACCGCCACATTCATATTTCTCAGGATGATTTGAATGCGCTGTTTGGTGAAGGATACCAGTTGACTCCTTTAAAGGAACTTTCACAGCCGGGACAGTTTGCCTGCAAGGAAGTTGTGACCATTTGTGGTCCTAAAGGGGCAATTGAAAAAATACGTGTTCTTGGACCTGTTCGTAGCAAGACACAGGTTGAGATTCTCGCAGGGGACTCTTTTAAACTTGGAGTAAAAGCTGCGGCACGTATGTCCGGTGATCTTCAAGGAACCCCGGGGATTACAATTATTGGTCCGAAAGGATCTGTCCAGACAAAAGAGGGGCTGATAGTTGCTCAGCGGCATATCCATATGCACCCAGTAAATGCAGAACAATATGGTGTGCGTGACGGTCAGCTTGTCAGCATTAAATTAGACGGTGTGCGTGGTGGGATCTTCCACAACGTTGCCATCAGGGTCAGCAAGGACTCTGCTCTGGAGTTTCATCTTGATACGGAAGAAGCAAACGCAATGAGTATCACATCGTCATCAACAGTTGAAATTACAAAGCAATAA
- a CDS encoding acetaldehyde dehydrogenase (acetylating): MDFDLQSVQEARDLARAGSIAAEKIATYTDELVDSILRSMVQAAKANAVKLARMAVEETGFGNVPSKTYKNHLASQVLYDFIKSMKTVGVIKEDPINRVIEIAEPVGLLMGITPSTNPTSTAIYKAMIAIKSRNAIVFAPHPAAKKCTLEAARLMCEAAVAAGAPQGIISCVSMPSMPATDELMKGADVKMILATGGPGMVKAAYSSGKPALGVGAGNSPAYIEKTANVQQAVKNIIASKTFDYGTICASEQSIIVEECNREAVIAELKKNGAYFMTAEETHKVCACLFKNGHVMNASFVGRAPQVIAEAAGIAIPADTKVLIGEQQGVGAGSPLSFEKLTTVLAFYTVKDWHEACKLSIELLQNGIGHTMSLHTEDENIVREFSVKPASRILVNTGSTQGGVGISTGLAPAFTLGCGSWGGSSVSENVTPEHLINIKKVAYGLKNCSTVAEDDPTFNYPELNNYTCGSSTASATSLDDVLANASSLEHEKLVQLASSLVLALAKGA; encoded by the coding sequence ATGGATTTTGATTTACAATCTGTGCAGGAAGCACGCGATTTAGCTCGTGCCGGTAGCATCGCTGCAGAAAAAATTGCTACTTATACAGATGAATTAGTAGATTCTATTTTACGCAGTATGGTGCAGGCTGCGAAAGCTAATGCTGTGAAGCTTGCTCGAATGGCGGTTGAAGAAACCGGATTCGGTAACGTTCCTAGTAAAACATACAAGAACCATCTGGCTTCACAGGTCTTGTACGATTTCATTAAGTCAATGAAGACGGTTGGTGTAATCAAAGAAGATCCGATTAATCGGGTTATTGAAATTGCGGAGCCTGTAGGTCTTTTGATGGGGATTACTCCTTCTACAAACCCTACATCTACTGCCATCTACAAGGCTATGATAGCTATCAAGTCCCGTAATGCTATCGTATTTGCTCCTCACCCAGCTGCGAAGAAATGTACACTCGAAGCTGCACGCCTTATGTGTGAGGCTGCAGTTGCTGCAGGTGCTCCACAAGGAATCATTTCCTGTGTATCCATGCCTTCCATGCCAGCTACGGACGAGCTGATGAAGGGCGCCGATGTTAAAATGATTCTTGCGACTGGTGGCCCGGGCATGGTTAAGGCTGCATACAGTTCTGGTAAGCCGGCTCTTGGTGTTGGCGCAGGTAACTCTCCGGCATATATTGAAAAAACAGCGAATGTTCAGCAGGCTGTTAAAAATATTATTGCAAGTAAGACCTTCGATTACGGCACAATTTGTGCTTCTGAGCAGTCAATTATCGTAGAAGAATGCAACCGTGAGGCTGTAATTGCAGAGCTCAAAAAGAACGGCGCATACTTCATGACAGCGGAAGAAACTCACAAAGTTTGCGCATGTCTGTTTAAAAATGGCCATGTAATGAACGCGAGCTTTGTAGGCAGAGCCCCACAGGTTATTGCTGAAGCAGCTGGTATCGCTATCCCTGCAGATACTAAAGTTCTCATTGGTGAGCAGCAGGGCGTTGGCGCAGGATCCCCTCTCTCTTTTGAAAAGCTTACAACTGTTCTTGCATTCTACACTGTAAAAGATTGGCACGAGGCTTGTAAGCTCAGTATTGAATTACTGCAGAATGGTATTGGCCATACCATGAGTCTGCATACCGAAGACGAGAATATCGTTCGTGAGTTTAGCGTTAAGCCTGCTTCCCGAATTCTTGTTAATACCGGCAGCACTCAGGGTGGCGTTGGGATCAGCACCGGCCTTGCTCCTGCATTTACTTTGGGATGTGGTTCATGGGGCGGAAGTTCTGTTTCTGAGAATGTTACTCCTGAGCATCTTATCAACATCAAAAAGGTTGCATACGGATTGAAAAACTGCAGCACTGTTGCAGAAGACGATCCAACCTTTAACTATCCTGAGTTAAATAACTACACATGCGGTTCTTCTACTGCGAGCGCTACTTCTTTGGATGATGTATTGGCGAACGCATCTAGCTTGGAACACGAAAAGCTCGTTCAGTTAGCCTCCTCACTGGTTTTGGCTCTGGCAAAAGGTGCGTAA